CCACTCCACGGCCAGGCCCGGCTCGCGCAAGGCGCCAATCCCTAGACCCGCTCGATTTTCGCAGCGGCCGCGTCGATCGCCGCGGCGATGGCGTCGATCTGCGCCTCGCTGGGTCTTTCGCCCTGCAGGCGCAGCTTCAAGGCGACGCCCAGGTTCTGCATGGCCCGGGCCACCCGTGGCGAAGACCGGGGCGACTGCTCGCCGGCCTCGTCGAGACGGGCGAAGACAGCGTCGACGGCCGCGCGGTTCTGTTCCAGAGCCGTGTCGCCCTCCGGCGTGATCTCATAGGCCTTGCGGCCGCCGTCGCCGCCCGTCTGACGGACGAACCCTTCGTCCTCCAGCAGGGAGAGGGTCGGGTAGATGACGCCCGGGCTGGGGCGATAGGCGCCGCCGGTGCGCTCTTCCAGGGCGCGGATCAGCTCGTAGCCGTGGCTGGGCTTTTCCTTCAGCAGGGCCAGGATCACGAAGCGCAGGTCGCCGTGGTCCAGGATGCGGCCGATGCGCCCGCCCCGCCCGGGGCCGCCGCGGCGATGCCCCCCATGGCCGTGGCCGCCGAACGCATGGCGGCTCCGCTGCTCGTGTTGTTTCCAGTGGTGTCGATACATTTTCGATCCTATTTAGATATGTCGATTTGACAGATATATCTCGAGCGGATCGGATTGCAATAGATATATCGAAACTATTCTATTTTGACGCGGGGAACGCCTGTTTGCAGAGCTCGTCACCGAAGGCCTCGGAGAGCTGCTCCTCGGCCTCGCCCATCACCACGATGGCGAAGCGGCCGCCGACGATCGTCTGGCCGACCTTGTAGTCGGCCACCACCTTGCCGGTGGCGATATCCACCAGCCGCGCCTCGCCCCGCAGGACATTTGCGCCGGCCACCACCGTGGTCATGACGGGATTGGCCTTGTCGAGGCGGTCGATCATGGCCTCCAGGCGCAGAGGCCGGGTCCCCTTGGCGCAGGCGTCCAGCTTTGCTTTCACCCTGGCCTTGAAGATGTCGTCGAACTGCGGCGTCACCTTGAGGTCGCCCTTGGTCAGGGTGATCTCGTCCACCCGGCCGTTGGCGGTCCAGTCGGTCGAGAGCGCCGATACGGTCTCGCTGCGCGACATGCTCATGCAGCCGGAAAGGCAGACGGCGACGCTCGCGAGCGCCAGAGAGGGAAATCGGGTCAAAAGGGATGCTCCTGTCAGCCAGCCACTAACGCCCCAGCTAAGCTCAAGCTCCGCGAAGAGTCTCGGCCAGCAGCCGACCCTCGGGCGCGCGGCTGGAGCCCGCCCGCCAGGCGACCACGATCTCGCGGTTGGGATGGTCGCCCTTCAGCGGCAGGACGGCGACGTCGGCCGCGTCAGTGAGGCCCGCGGCCACCGCCATGGCCGGGATGAAGCTGACCCCGAGGCCCGACCCCACCATCTGCACCAGGGTCGGCAGGGACGTGGCGGCGAAGGCTTCCTCCTCGCCGGTGGCCTTGGGCGGCTTAAGGCCGCAGGCGGCGAGCGCGTGGTCGCGCAGGCAGTGGCCATCCTCCAGCAGGATCAGGTCGTCGTTCTCCAGCGCCGAGGGCGGCGCCTCCTTCTCGTGGGCCAGGGGATGGTTGCCCGGCAGGGCGGCCAGCAGCTCGTCATCCGACACATGGGCGTGGGCGAGGCCCGCCATATCGTAGGGCAGGGCGATCAGGGCGGCGTCCAGTTGGCCGGCCTTGAGCGCCGCGAGCAGCCGATGAGTCAGGTCCTCGCGCAGGAACAGCCGCAGCTTGGGGAAGCGGGCCCGCAGCAGCGGCAGGGCCTTGGGCAGCAGGAAGGGGGCGATGGTGGGGATGACCCCCAGCCGGAAGCGGCCGGTGAGCGGCTGGCCGGCGTTGCGGGCGGCCTGCACCAGTTCCTCGGCTTCGTTGAGGATGACGATCGCCCGCTCCAGCGCCGCCTGGCCCACGGCGGTGAGGATCATGCCCGAGCGGGCCCGGTCGACCACGGGGGCGCCGAGGATCTTTTCCAGCTCCTGCACGCCGGACGAGAGGGTCGGCTGGGTCACATGGGCGGCGTCGGCCGCCCGGCCGAAGGAGCCATGCTCGGCCAGGAGCTTCAGATATTGCAGCTGTCGCAGGGTGGGCAGGCTCATGAATCCAAGATAGGGAAAATCTATCTAATTTCCAGAGACAATCGATTGGATATTGCACCGCAGCATCCCTATCTCCCCGTCACGGCTTCGGCCGCGTGTAATTTTCAAGGAGAGACTGATGCTGGGCGTTGGCGAGAAACTGCCGGACTTCAAGGTCGTGGGCGTGAAGCCCAAGTTCAACCGTCATGAAGAGAACGGCGAGAGCGCCTTCGAGACGCTCACCCAGGAAAGCTTCCCGGGGAAGTGGAAGGTCATCTTCTTCTATCCGAAGGATTTCACCTTCGTCTGCCCGACCGAGATCGCCGAGTTCGCCCGCCTGAACGGCCAGTTCGAGGAGCGCGACGCCGTGGTCCTGGGCGGCTCGACCGACAACGAGCACTCCAAGCTGGGCTGGCGCCGGGAGCACCCGGACCTCAACAGCCTGCCGATCTGGAACTTCGCCGACAATTCCGGGAAGTTCGCCCGTGCGCTCGGCGTGCTCAATGAGGACGAGGGCGTCGCCCTGCGCGCCACCTACGTGGTCGATCCGCACAACGTCGTGCAGCACGTCTACGTCACCAACCTGAGCGTCGGCCGCAATCCCGCCGACACCCTGCGGGTCCTGGACGCCCTGCAGACCGACGAACTCTGCCCGTGCAACCGTTCGGTTGGCGGCGAAACCCTGAAGGCCGCCTAGGTTTCTCCCTCCAGCCCCCTAAGGCTGGCCTTCCGGTCCGGGCGCGCGATCTCCCCGCGCGCCCGGACCCCCCTTCCCTTTCAGTTCCGGAGTTTCCCATGTCGCTCGACGCCCTGCGCGAGACCCTGCCCGCCTATGCCAAGGACCTGAGCCTGAACCTCTCGAGCCTGGCCGCCGAGACCCTGCTCAGCGACCAGCAGAAGTGGGGCGCCTTCGTGGCCTCCGCCCACGCCGTCGGCGTTCCGGCCGTGGTCCAGGCGGTGGAGGCCGCAGCCAGCGCCGCGGGCCTCAGCGCCGAGGCCAAGACCGCGGCCAAGGCCGCGGCGGCGATCATGGGCATGAACAATGTCTATTACCGCTCGCTGCACCTGATCTCGAACGGCGAGTACAAGACCCTGCCGGCCAAGCTGCGCATGAACGTCCTGGCCAATCCGGGTGTCGAGAAGGTCGACTTCGAGCTCTGGTGCACCGCCGTCTCGGCGATCAACGGCTGCGGCATGTGCCTGGACGCCCACGAGGCCGAGCTGAAGAAGCACGGCGTGCCCAACACCAGCATCCAGGCGGCCCTGCGCATCGCCTCGGTGGTGAACGCGGTCGGCCGCGTGATCGCGGGAGAAGCCGCGGCGGCGTAGACACTTTCAAGCTCCTCCCCTTCTGGGGGAGGTGGCGCGTCGCCCTCTTCGGCGAGGTGACGGAGGGGGCTGAAGCCCAACGGCAAGGGTCAAAGTCCCCCTCAGTCGGCTTCGCCGACAGCTCCCCCAGGAGGGGAGCAACTCGTCGGTGCGATTCACTCCAGCGCCCTCTTCAACCGCGCCACGCCGGCGGCCATCGTCCGCGCCGGGAAACCGGAAAAGCCCAGCATCAGCCCTGACCTGGGCGCCGCCACGCGATAGAGCCGGCTGATGGCGCGGACATAGATCCCGGCCCGATCCGCCGCCGCCTCGGCGTCCAGGTCCAAGCGCCCGTTCTTGAAATAGGCGATCAGGTGCATGCCCTGGTCGGGCACGTCGACCTCGAGGACTTCGCCCATCTGGTCGGTCAGGGCGTGGGCGAGCGCGTCGCGCTTGGCCTTGTCCGCCAGGCGCCGACGGCGGATGTGGGCGGCGAAATGGCCCTCGCGCATGAAGTCCAGCAGGATGGCCTGGGTCAGGGTCGGCGGCTGGCGGTCGATCGCCTGGCGGGCGTTGGCGAAGGCGGTGGCCAGCGCCCTGGGCACGACGGCGTAGCCCATCCGCAGGCCGGGGAAGAGCGCCTTGTTGAGCGTGCCCACATAGATCACCCGCTCCCCGCCATCGAGGCCCTGCAGGGAGGCCAGGGGCGGGCCCGCGTAGCGGAACTCCGAGGCGTAGTCGTCCTCGACGATCCAGGCGCCGGTCTCCCGCGCCCAGGCCAGCAGCTCCAGACGCCGCGCCATCGAGAGCGTCACCCCCAGCGGGTACTGGTGCGACGGCGTCACGAACACCACCCGCGCGTCGGGCGCCGCGGCGACCCCCTCGGCGACGATCAGACCCGAGCGGTCCACCGCCACGTGCTGGATCGCCACCCCCGCCGAGTTGAGGGCGTGCAGGGTCGCCGGATAGCCCGGATCCTCCATCCACACCCGGTCGCCGGGGTGCAACAGCAGGCGCGCGGCGATGTCCACGGCGTGCTGGGCGCCGGACGTGACGATCACCTGGTCGGGCTCGCAGACCACCCCCCGGGCGGCGCGCAGGTAGTCGGCGATCGCCTCGCGCAGGGGCCGTTCGCCGGCGGCGTCCGAGTAGCCGAAATGGACCGGCCCCAGCGTGCGCAGGGCCCGCCGCGTTGAGGCCGACCAGGCGTCCAGGGCGCGCGCGTCCAGCAGGGTGCGACCGGTGGCGAACAGCCGGGGTTCGGCGTGGGGCGCGGGGAAGGTGATCTCGTCCAGCACCCGCGCCCGTGCCGGGATCGGCGGCGGCGGCGCGGAGGGCGCCGGCGCCTGGGGCCTGACGTCGATCACCCCGCTGAGGTCGCTGGAGACATAGGTGCCCGATCCGGCGCGGCCCTCCGCATAGCCCTCGGCCAGCAGCAGGTCGTAGGCGGCGACCACCGAGGCCCGCGCCACGCCCAGCCGGGCCGAGAAATCGCGGCTCGACGGCAGGCGCCCCCCCGGCTTCAGGGCTCCGGACAGGATCGCCCCGCGCACCTGGTCGTACAGGCGCCGGACCACCGGCTCGCCGGGCTCCGGCGGACTCCAGGGATAGATGTCGGCCCAGCTCATGGCGCGATCATGCCGGAAAGTGGTCTGACCAACCAGTAGGGATTGGACCTGTCGGCCAGACCGCATCGTCGGTACCAAACGGTACGAACGGAGCTTGAGATGAGCGAGACCTTCCACCCCACCGCCCGGTCCAAGGCGCGGCGCAAGCCCGACCGCGCCGCCTATGACGAAGCGAGCGTCTACGCGATCCTCGACTCGGCCGTCCTCTGCCACGTGGGCTACGTCCTGGACGGCGAGCCCTTCGTCACGCCAACCACCTTCTGGCGCGAGGGGCGAAAGCTCTACTGGCACGGCTCGGCCGCCAGCCGGATGATCCGCGCCCAGGGCTCAGGCTTGCCGGTGTGCGTGACGGTCACCCACATGGACGGCCTGGTCCTGGCACGCTCGGGCCTGGCCCACTCGATGAACTACCGCTCGGTCATGGCCTTCGGCACGGCGCGGATGGTCGAGGGGCTGGAGGCGCGGCGGGCGGCGATGAGCGCCTTCATCGACCGGCTCTATCCGAACCGTTCCGCCGAGCTGCGCCCGGCCCTGGACAGCGAGATCAAGCAGATCGGCCTAGTGGAGATGACCATCGACGAAGCCTCGGCGAAGGTCAGGGCCGGCGGCGTCAACCGCCTCGCCGAGGATGAGGCCTGGAGCGCCTGGAGCGGGGTTATTCCCATCACAACCATGGTCGGCCCCCGGCAGGCCGACGCCGTTCAGAGCGCCGGCGCCCAGCCCTCGCCCAGCCTCGCCCTCTATCTGGACGGCGCGCGCCTCGACGCCGTCCTGACGGCGTCGGCCCGCCCCTAGTCCGGTTTGCCGGTGTCCACGAACCTGCCGAACCGGAGCGCCTGGGTCCCGATGACCTGGTCGACGGGGTCGGCGAAGGCCTTGGCGGCGCCGGCGCGCATGCCACCCACATGATAGGTGACGGTGACGGTGGAGCCGCCGCCGGCCTTCGGCGAAATCTTGAAGGTCAGCGCCCCGGCCGCGCCTTCATCCTGAAGCGGACCGAGCGCCGCATCGAGGCGCAGGGTGTGCTGGTCGGGCCAGGCCAGGGCGACGACGCCATGGCGCACGCCCCCGCCGGGCAGGGCTTCGCAGAAGCAGGCGCCGGCCTCCAGCTTGACGGTCATGTTGGACGCCTTGCCGGTATAGGTGTGAGCGCCGTCCCACCAGGACCCGATCTGCCCAAGGGCCGCATAGGCCTTGTCCGGCGACGCGGCGACCTCGACGACCTTCCTGGTGCGGAAACCTGTGTCGGCGCGCTCGACCACCTCGGCCTGCGCGGCGAGCGGCGCGAGCGACAGGATCAACGCCGCGGCCCAATCGATCTTCATGAGGTCAGCTCCCTAAGCCTTCTCGAAGCTTAGCGGGCCTCCCCAGAAAGTCTCCACCAAGCTGGACTGGACCCCCGGCTTTCCCGTGGTCAGGAACCGCCGCGAACCGCCCTCGCCCGCCCGGTACTCAGGATGCTTGGCCAGATAGCCTTCCAGGGCGTCCGCCGTCGCGCCCGGCTGGTGGATCAGCGGAGTGCCCGGCTTCAGCGCCGCCCGGAACATGTCGGCGACGATCTCGTAGTGGGTGCAACCGAGGATCGCCCGGTCGGGCGCGCGCCCGATCCGCCGGGTGATGGCCTCCACATGTCCCTTGATGGTGGCGGCGAGTTCGGCGTCGCCGGCGCCCGCCTCGATCATCGCCGCCAGGTCCGGGCAGGGCTCGGAGAACACCGCCACGTCCTGGCGGCGCTTGTCGATCTCGATCTCGTAGACGCGCGAGCGGGCGGTGGCCGGCGTCGAGAACACCGCCAGCACGTCCAGCTTCTCGATCTTGTCTCCGCGCCGGTCGGCCTCATGCTCCCAGGGCAGGCCCGTGGCCGCCTCGATGGTCGGCACGATGATGCCCAGGATGTTCACCGGGCGCCCCAGCTGCTTGCGGTAGCCCGGCAACCAGGTCTGTTGCAGCCGGCGAAGCGCGATCCCCGAGGCGGTGTTGCAGGCCAGGACGACGAGGTCGCAATCCTCGGCGAACAGCCGCTCGCAGCCGGCCCGGGTCAGGTCGACGATGTTCTCGCCCTCGCGCCCGCCATAGGGGGCGTTGGCCTGGTCGGCCAGATAGACGAAGTCCGCGGTGGGGAGGCGCTCCACGAGCGCACGGTGGACGGAGAGACCGCCCACGCCTGAATCGAAAACGCCAATGGCCATGAGACCGATGTAGCCGGGCGCCGATCAGGCGTCCATGAGCGGCTTGATGACTTCGTTCAGCGAATCTGGATATTTCGAATTGACGCCAGTGTCATCCTGACATACTTGTCAGCCCGAAGTTATCCAGACGTGGCCAAGTCAGGGTCGCGACGGGCTGCCCAGGACGCTCCTGCCCGTG
This genomic stretch from Phenylobacterium sp. LH3H17 harbors:
- a CDS encoding PadR family transcriptional regulator, with the translated sequence MYRHHWKQHEQRSRHAFGGHGHGGHRRGGPGRGGRIGRILDHGDLRFVILALLKEKPSHGYELIRALEERTGGAYRPSPGVIYPTLSLLEDEGFVRQTGGDGGRKAYEITPEGDTALEQNRAAVDAVFARLDEAGEQSPRSSPRVARAMQNLGVALKLRLQGERPSEAQIDAIAAAIDAAAAKIERV
- a CDS encoding PLP-dependent aminotransferase family protein; translated protein: MSWADIYPWSPPEPGEPVVRRLYDQVRGAILSGALKPGGRLPSSRDFSARLGVARASVVAAYDLLLAEGYAEGRAGSGTYVSSDLSGVIDVRPQAPAPSAPPPPIPARARVLDEITFPAPHAEPRLFATGRTLLDARALDAWSASTRRALRTLGPVHFGYSDAAGERPLREAIADYLRAARGVVCEPDQVIVTSGAQHAVDIAARLLLHPGDRVWMEDPGYPATLHALNSAGVAIQHVAVDRSGLIVAEGVAAAPDARVVFVTPSHQYPLGVTLSMARRLELLAWARETGAWIVEDDYASEFRYAGPPLASLQGLDGGERVIYVGTLNKALFPGLRMGYAVVPRALATAFANARQAIDRQPPTLTQAILLDFMREGHFAAHIRRRRLADKAKRDALAHALTDQMGEVLEVDVPDQGMHLIAYFKNGRLDLDAEAAADRAGIYVRAISRLYRVAAPRSGLMLGFSGFPARTMAAGVARLKRALE
- a CDS encoding peroxiredoxin, yielding MLGVGEKLPDFKVVGVKPKFNRHEENGESAFETLTQESFPGKWKVIFFYPKDFTFVCPTEIAEFARLNGQFEERDAVVLGGSTDNEHSKLGWRREHPDLNSLPIWNFADNSGKFARALGVLNEDEGVALRATYVVDPHNVVQHVYVTNLSVGRNPADTLRVLDALQTDELCPCNRSVGGETLKAA
- a CDS encoding carboxymuconolactone decarboxylase family protein encodes the protein MSLDALRETLPAYAKDLSLNLSSLAAETLLSDQQKWGAFVASAHAVGVPAVVQAVEAAASAAGLSAEAKTAAKAAAAIMGMNNVYYRSLHLISNGEYKTLPAKLRMNVLANPGVEKVDFELWCTAVSAINGCGMCLDAHEAELKKHGVPNTSIQAALRIASVVNAVGRVIAGEAAAA
- a CDS encoding hydrogen peroxide-inducible genes activator, with the translated sequence MSLPTLRQLQYLKLLAEHGSFGRAADAAHVTQPTLSSGVQELEKILGAPVVDRARSGMILTAVGQAALERAIVILNEAEELVQAARNAGQPLTGRFRLGVIPTIAPFLLPKALPLLRARFPKLRLFLREDLTHRLLAALKAGQLDAALIALPYDMAGLAHAHVSDDELLAALPGNHPLAHEKEAPPSALENDDLILLEDGHCLRDHALAACGLKPPKATGEEEAFAATSLPTLVQMVGSGLGVSFIPAMAVAAGLTDAADVAVLPLKGDHPNREIVVAWRAGSSRAPEGRLLAETLRGA
- a CDS encoding ATPase produces the protein MKIDWAAALILSLAPLAAQAEVVERADTGFRTRKVVEVAASPDKAYAALGQIGSWWDGAHTYTGKASNMTVKLEAGACFCEALPGGGVRHGVVALAWPDQHTLRLDAALGPLQDEGAAGALTFKISPKAGGGSTVTVTYHVGGMRAGAAKAFADPVDQVIGTQALRFGRFVDTGKPD
- a CDS encoding pyridoxamine 5'-phosphate oxidase family protein, which gives rise to MSETFHPTARSKARRKPDRAAYDEASVYAILDSAVLCHVGYVLDGEPFVTPTTFWREGRKLYWHGSAASRMIRAQGSGLPVCVTVTHMDGLVLARSGLAHSMNYRSVMAFGTARMVEGLEARRAAMSAFIDRLYPNRSAELRPALDSEIKQIGLVEMTIDEASAKVRAGGVNRLAEDEAWSAWSGVIPITTMVGPRQADAVQSAGAQPSPSLALYLDGARLDAVLTASARP
- a CDS encoding glutamate racemase, whose product is MAIGVFDSGVGGLSVHRALVERLPTADFVYLADQANAPYGGREGENIVDLTRAGCERLFAEDCDLVVLACNTASGIALRRLQQTWLPGYRKQLGRPVNILGIIVPTIEAATGLPWEHEADRRGDKIEKLDVLAVFSTPATARSRVYEIEIDKRRQDVAVFSEPCPDLAAMIEAGAGDAELAATIKGHVEAITRRIGRAPDRAILGCTHYEIVADMFRAALKPGTPLIHQPGATADALEGYLAKHPEYRAGEGGSRRFLTTGKPGVQSSLVETFWGGPLSFEKA